In one Chitinophaga sancti genomic region, the following are encoded:
- a CDS encoding LLM class flavin-dependent oxidoreductase, with translation MKKIGFLSFGHWSNHPAYQARTASDTLLQSIDLAVAAEEIGLDGAYFRVHHFAAQLASPFPLLAAIGAKTSRIEIGTGVIDMRYENPLYMVEDAGAADIISGGRLQLGISRGSPEQVIEGWRYFGYAPEEGETDADMGRKKSLQFLDQLKGVGFAQPNPFPMFPNPPGLLRLEPHSEGLRDRIWWGAASNATAEWAAEKGMHLQSSTLKMDESGKPFHIQQAEQIRVYKEAWKKAGHQREPRVSVSRSIFALMNDQDRYFFGQDAKGGDKIGNIEKGKRAIFGRSYAGEPDQLIKELAQDEAIQEADTLLLTIPNTLGVDYNIHILSSILEHVAPGLGWR, from the coding sequence ATGAAGAAAATAGGATTTTTATCGTTCGGACATTGGTCCAATCATCCCGCTTATCAGGCCCGTACCGCCAGTGACACCTTGCTTCAATCTATTGACCTGGCTGTTGCTGCTGAAGAAATCGGGTTAGATGGTGCATATTTTCGGGTACATCATTTTGCAGCTCAGTTAGCATCTCCATTTCCTTTACTCGCTGCTATCGGTGCCAAAACCAGCAGGATAGAGATTGGAACGGGGGTGATTGACATGCGTTATGAGAATCCCCTTTATATGGTGGAAGATGCCGGCGCTGCCGATATTATTTCCGGCGGTCGGTTACAGTTAGGTATTAGCAGAGGCTCGCCAGAACAGGTGATTGAAGGCTGGCGTTATTTTGGATACGCACCTGAGGAAGGAGAAACAGATGCTGATATGGGGCGCAAAAAATCCCTGCAGTTTTTGGATCAATTGAAAGGTGTTGGTTTTGCACAACCCAACCCCTTCCCTATGTTTCCTAACCCTCCGGGCTTATTAAGATTAGAACCTCATTCTGAAGGATTGCGGGATCGCATCTGGTGGGGTGCAGCTTCTAATGCAACGGCTGAATGGGCTGCGGAGAAAGGGATGCATTTGCAGAGTTCTACTTTGAAAATGGATGAAAGTGGGAAACCATTTCACATTCAACAGGCCGAGCAGATCAGGGTGTATAAAGAGGCGTGGAAGAAGGCCGGGCACCAGCGTGAACCGAGGGTTTCTGTGAGCCGGTCTATTTTTGCACTGATGAATGACCAGGATAGATATTTCTTTGGTCAGGATGCAAAGGGAGGTGATAAAATTGGGAATATAGAGAAAGGGAAGCGTGCTATTTTTGGAAGAAGCTATGCCGGCGAACCGGATCAGCTCATTAAAGAGCTGGCGCAGGATGAGGCTATCCAGGAGGCTGATACGCTGCTGCTGACGATTCCTAATACACTGGGGGTTGATTACAATATACACATCCTGTCGTCTATACTGGAGCATGTTGCTCCTGGTTTAGGATGGCGTTAA
- a CDS encoding CPCC family cysteine-rich protein, which yields MNETEILTAFHLRRAHYDTYLRANDIHLYTCPGCGFPTLPERNRFEICEICDWEDDGEDDHANSMITEVSHPRGGPNGNLSLKDNRINIGRILESHIELKDGEVDFDTASVLKTIEYYQRRKEDISNRMTGDESAQDHIRFEWKEVRNDLLAAMVVPKL from the coding sequence ATGAACGAGACCGAAATTCTAACTGCTTTTCACCTCAGAAGAGCACATTACGATACCTACCTTCGTGCAAACGATATTCACCTATATACCTGCCCGGGTTGCGGATTTCCTACCCTTCCCGAAAGAAATAGATTCGAAATCTGCGAAATCTGCGATTGGGAAGATGATGGCGAAGATGATCATGCAAATAGCATGATTACAGAAGTATCCCACCCACGAGGCGGCCCTAATGGCAACCTCTCCCTAAAAGATAACAGGATCAACATCGGTCGTATACTGGAAAGCCATATAGAATTGAAAGACGGCGAAGTTGATTTTGATACAGCAAGTGTATTAAAGACCATCGAATATTATCAACGACGAAAGGAAGATATCTCTAATAGAATGACCGGCGATGAAAGCGCCCAGGATCATATCCGGTTTGAATGGAAAGAGGTCAGGAACGATCTGCTGGCAGCGATGGTCGTACCAAAACTATGA
- a CDS encoding DUF6934 family protein: MIVINFEETFEPVSIENDLSQMVFNSPQVDGTNQQILVRIDPHPDPYLPKVYNLGFGPPDNNGNFHDDKRLKHANVNKVFSTVLFHGLTFLLENPDLTLGIDGSDDVRATMYHLMFKSNRKYLDGFFVGIGVDWYVRVFRDWTYEVDHKGSIWAKPKPELFNYERTRHDLYRYYMFHLN; this comes from the coding sequence ATGATAGTTATAAATTTCGAAGAGACTTTCGAGCCTGTAAGTATTGAAAATGATTTATCTCAAATGGTTTTCAATTCACCGCAGGTTGACGGTACAAATCAGCAAATTTTAGTAAGAATTGATCCACATCCTGATCCTTATTTACCAAAGGTGTATAATCTTGGATTTGGGCCTCCTGATAATAATGGAAATTTTCATGATGATAAACGGCTAAAACATGCTAACGTCAATAAGGTATTTTCTACAGTCTTGTTTCATGGACTTACCTTTTTGCTGGAAAACCCTGATTTGACTTTGGGAATTGATGGATCAGATGATGTCAGAGCAACTATGTATCATTTGATGTTTAAGTCAAACCGTAAATATTTAGACGGTTTTTTTGTAGGTATAGGCGTGGACTGGTATGTTCGGGTATTTAGAGATTGGACCTATGAGGTGGATCATAAGGGAAGCATTTGGGCAAAACCCAAACCCGAATTGTTTAATTATGAACGAACTCGTCATGATCTTTACCGGTATTATATGTTTCACTTAAACTAA
- a CDS encoding 2OG-Fe(II) oxygenase → MNISTQNWPDITKELHDKGFVLVKNVLDNQECEALIADYNADNTYRKTINMERYRFGQGEYKYFQYPLPSLITTLRESIYTLIAPVANQWMQELNISKSFPLTHDEMKTLCKTHGQEKPTVLILKYGEGGFNTLHQDLYGEIYFPMQMVFILDEEYTGGEFVITEQVPRAQSKANVLKPGKGDMIIFTTNFRPVRGSKGFYRVNMKHGVSTVHSGRRHSLGIIFHDGL, encoded by the coding sequence ATGAACATATCAACACAAAACTGGCCTGATATCACAAAGGAATTACACGACAAAGGGTTTGTCCTTGTCAAAAACGTATTGGATAATCAGGAATGTGAAGCACTGATCGCAGACTACAATGCAGATAATACCTACCGCAAAACCATCAACATGGAGCGCTATCGTTTTGGTCAGGGAGAATACAAATATTTCCAATATCCCTTACCATCACTCATCACAACGCTAAGGGAAAGTATATACACCCTGATAGCTCCAGTTGCTAATCAATGGATGCAGGAATTAAACATTTCCAAAAGCTTCCCCCTGACACACGATGAAATGAAAACCCTTTGCAAGACCCATGGACAGGAAAAGCCCACTGTGCTGATCTTGAAATATGGAGAAGGAGGATTCAATACATTGCATCAGGATCTTTATGGAGAAATTTATTTCCCTATGCAAATGGTGTTCATCCTTGATGAAGAATATACCGGTGGTGAGTTTGTAATCACAGAACAGGTTCCACGTGCGCAATCGAAAGCGAATGTATTAAAACCTGGTAAAGGTGACATGATCATCTTCACTACGAACTTTCGGCCTGTAAGAGGGAGCAAAGGTTTCTACCGCGTGAATATGAAGCATGGTGTCAGTACGGTTCACAGCGGCAGGCGGCATAGCCTGGGAATTATATTTCACGATGGACTATAA
- a CDS encoding winged helix-turn-helix transcriptional regulator, with protein sequence MECKNFEQNYKKEMRAVQDSMDVLSGKWKISILSSICFYSKRRFSDILSDIEGISNKMLSKELKELELNKLIKRTVMDTQPVTVLYELTKHGLSLKTIIEELTDWGIRHRKEITGR encoded by the coding sequence ATGGAGTGCAAAAATTTTGAACAGAATTACAAGAAAGAGATGAGAGCGGTCCAGGATTCAATGGACGTATTAAGCGGGAAATGGAAAATAAGTATCCTATCATCTATCTGCTTTTACAGCAAGAGAAGGTTCTCTGATATATTATCTGATATAGAAGGTATCTCCAACAAAATGCTGAGTAAGGAATTGAAAGAACTGGAACTGAACAAGCTGATCAAAAGAACCGTTATGGATACACAACCTGTAACGGTGCTATACGAACTGACAAAGCATGGTCTGTCATTAAAGACGATCATCGAAGAATTGACGGACTGGGGAATCAGGCACCGGAAAGAAATTACCGGGAGGTAA
- a CDS encoding SDR family NAD(P)-dependent oxidoreductase, which translates to MKLKNKVAIVTGASKGIGASIAKYFAAEGAKVVVNYASSKEGADVVVKAITDNGGTAIAVQADVAKEADINRLFDATQQAFGGLDVLVNNAGIYEYLPIEQVTAESFHQQFNTNVWGSILAIQAALKLFGDKGGNIINVSSGAARMPMLTGSVYSASKAALDAITIALSKELGVKNVRINSLLPGSVETEGTRSSGITGSDFEKKLIANTPLGRMGQPEDIAKVAVFLASDDAAWITGETLAASGGIYGF; encoded by the coding sequence ATGAAACTGAAGAACAAGGTAGCAATAGTTACAGGCGCATCGAAAGGAATAGGAGCATCTATTGCAAAGTATTTTGCAGCAGAAGGTGCAAAGGTTGTTGTCAATTATGCATCCAGCAAAGAAGGCGCAGATGTGGTGGTAAAAGCCATTACTGACAACGGAGGTACTGCCATTGCTGTGCAGGCGGATGTAGCAAAGGAGGCGGATATCAACAGATTGTTCGATGCAACACAGCAGGCATTCGGCGGTCTGGATGTATTGGTAAATAATGCAGGTATTTATGAATACTTACCCATTGAGCAGGTTACTGCTGAGTCATTTCATCAACAATTCAATACGAATGTATGGGGATCTATTCTTGCAATACAGGCCGCGTTGAAGTTATTTGGTGACAAGGGCGGTAATATCATCAATGTGAGTTCTGGTGCAGCAAGAATGCCGATGCTGACAGGTTCTGTATATTCTGCATCGAAGGCTGCCTTAGATGCGATCACGATTGCACTGTCAAAGGAACTCGGGGTGAAAAATGTGCGGATCAATTCACTGTTACCGGGTTCTGTTGAAACTGAAGGTACACGTAGTTCTGGAATTACAGGTAGTGATTTTGAGAAGAAATTAATTGCCAATACGCCGCTTGGTCGTATGGGCCAGCCTGAAGATATTGCAAAGGTTGCTGTGTTCCTGGCTTCTGATGATGCAGCCTGGATCACGGGTGAGACGCTTGCTGCATCTGGTGGTATTTATGGTTTTTAA
- a CDS encoding DUF6340 family protein yields MKKLYILLMAIGLYSCSATNHVYISVLQPSPVTLPPNMKEVGIINRSLVSEKNKVLDIVDKVMTLEGDSLDAQASQAGIIGLADELIKNKRFTNVTAYYNLNLRSNVPGQFPAALSWDLVDQICREKHVDALFSLELFDTDAKISYSTVPVAIKTPLGNIPGVEHHASMFTTVKTGWRIYDPVQRLILDEYAMSRNITLSGRGINPVAAAGAIINRKEAVKDVSRKVGQDYAYRLLPYWIKVTRDYYVKGSDNFSTAKRKAQTGNWNGAAELWKKETNASNSTIAGRACYNMAIICEINGQLDLAIEWAQKAYENYNNKLALQYVNILKQRKESNKLLTYQQEN; encoded by the coding sequence TGTACATCCTGCTGATGGCCATAGGCCTATATTCCTGTAGTGCAACCAATCACGTTTACATCAGCGTGTTACAACCATCACCAGTTACACTTCCTCCGAACATGAAAGAAGTGGGGATCATCAACAGGAGTCTGGTATCTGAAAAAAATAAAGTACTGGATATAGTGGATAAAGTGATGACGCTGGAGGGAGATAGCCTGGACGCACAGGCATCGCAGGCAGGTATCATCGGACTAGCCGATGAGTTGATCAAAAACAAACGATTTACAAACGTAACTGCTTATTATAATCTCAATTTACGTAGCAATGTACCAGGGCAGTTTCCAGCGGCACTTAGCTGGGATCTTGTAGATCAGATCTGCAGGGAGAAGCATGTAGATGCTTTGTTCTCACTGGAATTATTTGACACGGATGCTAAGATCAGTTATTCAACAGTGCCGGTTGCCATCAAAACACCATTAGGTAACATTCCCGGAGTAGAGCACCATGCCTCCATGTTCACCACCGTGAAAACCGGATGGCGCATTTACGATCCTGTACAAAGGCTGATCCTGGATGAATACGCTATGTCCCGCAACATTACCTTATCCGGTAGAGGGATCAATCCTGTTGCCGCAGCAGGTGCCATCATCAATAGAAAAGAGGCTGTGAAAGATGTAAGCAGAAAAGTAGGGCAGGATTATGCATACAGGCTATTACCTTATTGGATTAAAGTCACCAGGGATTATTACGTAAAGGGTAGCGACAATTTTAGCACCGCAAAGCGTAAAGCGCAAACGGGCAACTGGAATGGTGCTGCTGAATTATGGAAGAAAGAAACCAATGCGTCAAACAGTACTATTGCGGGTCGTGCCTGTTATAACATGGCCATCATTTGTGAAATAAACGGGCAATTAGATCTTGCAATTGAGTGGGCACAGAAAGCCTACGAAAACTATAATAATAAACTCGCACTGCAATATGTGAACATATTAAAGCAGCGAAAAGAAAGTAATAAGCTGCTGACCTATCAGCAGGAAAATTAG